A window of Adhaeribacter arboris genomic DNA:
TAATAAGAACAAATAATTCACCGGCATTGGAAATTTAGGCGCCTGACCCATGCCACCCCGTTCTTTCTCGAAACGAAGACTAAAATTGTGATAGAGCAACCGAAAATCTTGATCAGTAAACTCAGCATTTACTTCTTGAATGCCGTATTTTTGTAAATCGGATATGTTGAGGTGCTGCGCAAACTGTTCGGCCGATTGATTTAGTTCTTCCCGGTTTTCGTTGTAAGCTTTGCCGATATTTTGTAATAATTGAGCCCAGTGCTGGGGGGGAAATAAGTGCCCCCATAAAACGGTTTTGCTTCTGAATTTAAGAATACATTTAACGGCCAGCCCCCTTGTACACCCATAGCATGCACGGCATCCATGTAAATCTGGTCTACATCCGGGCGTTCTTCCCGGTCTACTTTTATGCAAACAAAATGCTTGTTCATGAGCTGCGCAATGCTTTCGTTCTCAA
This region includes:
- a CDS encoding thioredoxin domain-containing protein codes for the protein MKKANRLLNESSPYLLQHAYNPVNWHPWGEEALRKAREEQKPIIVSIGYAACHWCHVMEHQSFENESIAQLMNKHFVCIKVDREERPDVDQIYMDAVHAMGVQGGWPLNVFLNSEAKPFYGGTYFPPSTGLNYYKISAKLTTKTGKN